DNA from Salvelinus sp. IW2-2015 linkage group LG2, ASM291031v2, whole genome shotgun sequence:
CTCTCCTTCTGAACAAGGCAAGTCTATAAACTTAGTGCACCAGGCCTGCCAACTTTTGAAGAAAGCTTGGAGTGAGATTTGCTATGTGAATTTCATTGCCCCCTGGCACTACCCCTAGACACATATTTTACTTTTTTWAaactcatttcctgcaattctactgtTGACATGGCTTAGGCCCATGACCAGGGTggaacattttaaaattaaaacTACACCAAGGCTCTGCACAGGACATTTTAATATTAATGGCTAATGGCAGTTYGTAACCAAATTATAtatccttgtccatagactgctttcaaggtaaggtcacaaacattttgtattttgtaatttgggtgaactatgtCTTTAAAAATAGGGAtggaagaaattcagcttgttcTCCTTGAGGGTTGGCCACCCCTAATCTATGTTTCCCAAGTGCTGAGTgtttgaaaatgttcttgttataacaattaatttctcaaaaatataatgattatcaatattcaggtggtttatgactactagttgaagatccttgRCATCATCTTACTCTACATAGACAAAATATGATGCGTTGTGAGTCCCCCTAAAATatcagaaaaaatatatttgattcctGGAGCATTTAATATTCAATGCCTATTTGTAGGACTTATACAAAACTGTCCATGAATGGCTGCAAATACATGAATGGCTGCAAAGCGTCATCTAATACATTTTCAAAGGCACAAGTATCAGAtttcaaatacagtgcattcgggaagtattcagaccccttccacgtttccacattttgttacgttacagtcttattctaaaattgttaaataaaaacatttccctcatcaatctacacatgtcacgacttccgccgaagtcggctcctctccttgttcgggcggcgttcggcggtcgacgtcaccggctttctagccatcaccactccatttttcatgtatccatttgRtttgtcttgttccctgcacatctggttttcattccccaatcaatccatatgtatttattcctctcttccccatcatgtctttgtgtaagattgtttgtgttacgtgtattttggaattgtggatattgttacgcgcattactttttgtctatgttccgtgtttggccacattttatgttactttgtgctgtaattttggaccggaataaaaagtgtgcctgttcactacactctgctctcctgcacctgacttcgcctccaatacacacTCCTAACAACAcatgataccccataatgacaaagtgaaaacaggttttttatttttttatttaacattttagcaaatttattacaaataaaaaccagaaataccttaattacataagtattcagaccctttgctatgagactctaaattgagctcaagtgcatcctgcttccattgatcatccttgagaggtttctacaacttgattcgagtccacctgtggtaaattcaattgattggagatgatttggaaaggcacacacctgtctatataaggtcccacagttgacagtgcatgtcagagcaaaatccaagccacgaggtcgaaggaattgtccgtagagcttcgagacaggattgtgtcgaggcacagatctggSgaagcccggccaaactgagcaatcaggggagaagggacttggtcagggaggtgaccaagaacccaatgttcaatctgactgagctccagagttcctctgtgccgatgggagaaccttccagaaggacaaccatctatgcaacactccaccaatcaggcctttatgYTGGAGTGTGCAGACGAAAMccactccttagtaaaaggcacatgacagcccgtttggagtttgccaaaaggcacttaaaggactctcagaccatgagaaacaagattctctggtctgatgaaactgtaaggttctgcttttcttttcttagtcaaccttttgttctttttctttgtgttctggaacgtagccctgtctttcatttttgttcattgatttcacctgtgttggtttctcacctggtctcatcagctccctatttagttcagttctttctttctgtttgtatggttgtgaggtattgtttgtttttgactgcctacctgtgtttgaccattgcctgcctgtgaccacgattcctgccttgtGCGAAGGCTTACTAAACATCTGCTGCGCACTGCGCGTGTGAATCTACACATTTTTCTCCCTGAGTGTTCATTACAGAaacaaagatttctaaaaacgtgtttttgctttgtcattacggggtattgtgtgtggattgataagtaaacatttttattgcatccattttggaataaggctgtaacataacaacatttggaaaaagtcaaggggtctgaatactttccgaaggcactgtatgtgattaCATTGGCAAAATTGTGAAGAAGTGGAATAATAAAATAAGTTTGAGGAATAACAGTAGTGTTCTTCCTGACAAGCACGGTAATTACCCTATATTTTAGCCCACTGTTAAGATTGAGAATTGTTCCCCAGAtcagactaaataaagtaaataggTAATACAATCTCCTGAAGACAAGATGACATACATTTGCCCCTACARCCTAACCAAATACTMTGTCTATGTATTGTCCRCCRTTTAGAAACAAACTTACACTTTTGGGTTCACAATctgtttgacaaaaaaaaattagAGTTTCAATTCAGGTCACCCTACTGTACCAAACGTCTCCTGCTAAAACattctgtaggtctgtctgctgCCTTTTCGTTGTCACAGCCTACATGCCAATCACCAAACGAGGGGACTAATGCAAGTGTGGATTAAATCGACTTTAGTACATGCAGTCAATAGGCTGCATTCTACAATAGGGYTGAGAGTAATAGCAACCTAATTGTGTTGACAACATTGTACATGAAACAGCGCTAACGTGCTGCTCTTTGTACAGTTTTATACACTCAGCAGAGAACGTTCTCTCTCCATTCAACSCAAAGSTAATCTTAAGGGGCGTTTCTTTAAAACATGCATCCAATCTTCTTGATCCCTTACATATCTAGACCAATCATATGCTTCAATTGGTCGCGGTTCTCAGTGCTGTGGCAAGACAGGACAATGATAGAGGTTCTGCTCGTGATGTTAAATTGCAGGCGCATATGCTCCGATTTCAAAACGATTTGGAACACAGTTGAAAAGTTAACGCGCTGACTATAAAATGGACAAATTAGAAAAATAAAKACAGTACTTTTCAATGTGTGASATATAGGAGGTTTGCCATGAGAGAAGAGGGTCAAATGCGTGTGTCTCACGGTCAATGCATAAATTGCCTGCTTTGGTGAACTGTGTTCGTAACWGATTCTAGTTTTTCGAACAGAAAAATGAATTGAGATCAGatgtttcatcaatgagaaaAATAGAAGAATATCGGCCCAGTTTCACCTAGTTCCATCCTCTCCCACTACtggacttcctctcactaccatatttggtggtgagaaaACGTTTTCAATGGATGCTTCAGCTttatagcccctgtgatatgtcTGGGTTACCCCTTCTGTCTGTGCTTAAAATGTCATTGTTGAacactcgtttctgattggcttgaaggggaTTCTAgagtgcattatttccctataaggCACGGTATATCAGCATGATATAATTCAATGGCTATTGCTTATGAAAGCAAAAGTGATTTGaacacatttgaaaacatttctaggCACACATTTGTAAATGCATAGCTcttgtataaaagggataatcatcTCCACTACTATCATCTCCACTATCAGGCTCTAATAGCTCtatgtgttctctggaaaataatgcaactttgTGGAGGGTTCCACCACCCCGCAAGTGCGTCATGGAACACATCTTtcacgtcgttcattatttttcatagaacgcatagcccctccttgattatcccttacataattGTCTATCTCACCATCAATGTACCACTAAAGAATATTCAGAActggttaaaaaaaatcaatgGCACTGTAGCCTGCTCTAAAACGCATTAATAAATGGTAGGCTGATTTGAATTAATTACATTATATCTTAGCAAATTGTGTTAAAGTAAATTAACTGCatacctcttccccccctcttctTCCAAACGGTATGTCTATGTAGTACCGGTAGGCAATAGTGAATGTATCATAGCATACGGAACGTGCAGTGCGCAGGAGCGGTGAAGGGGAAAATCGAGGGGAAAGAACGAAGCAGCCGCTGTCGGATTCTTATTGCATGCGTCCATAAGAACACCAGTAAAATTCCACCAGAAGAGGAAAAGGGGGACAGGAAAGACAGCTTGCAGGCATCATCGTTAAGAGGGAACCACATAAGTATGACCGGACAGTAATTGTTCCACGAATCCATTATTTCCCATCATATTCCACTGTCATAGATCTGAATGCAGATCCTATGTGCGCACGCAGGAGCACAAAGCGGAGGTTTGGGAACCAAATTGTGTCCAACACCAACACTGACATCGGATGTGCAGTATGTATGGAGCGGTTTCATCTTGACCACGGCTTATAATCACAGTAACCAACGATTCATTAATAATTACCTACAACATCTTAATTGCTTGATGGGGCGTGGAAACAATTTAAACTTTTAACCCAAGGTGTGGACTTCACAGATGAGGACAGTGTTGAGCCAACCTGCATTGATTGCTCTAGCCTGGGAGGGCGATGATCAGCAGCGACGCACCAAATAATAAACTGTTCAAAACCTGAACTGCGACGGACGCGTTTGGTTAGAAGATGATCCTGTGCGTAATTGTTTTTTAGCAGACTGCTTTTCGGATGAAGATCTGTTTGTAGTGATTGAAGTGACATTATTCCTCTCTATTTACATGGATTTGAagtgcagtagtagtaacagtatgtGGCGAGAGGGGACAGTGCATGATTAGTTCGTTACAGAACGTACTTTCCACGCCTTATTTCCAATTCCGAGATATTGCCCACAACATTAGGCCAATTACTGCAACTACAACGAAGTCCTGTACAGAAATAGACTTTATATTGAACCCTTCAGATTATTTCTCTCGCGGCTGTCATCGTAGTATGTCTGCACTTCGAAAGAAATTTGGGGACGATTATCAGGTAGTGACCACCTCATCCAGCGGGTCTGGATTCAACCAGCCGgcaccagagaagaagaagaagaggcaaCGCTTTGTGGACAAGAAGGGGCGATGTAACGTCCAGCATGGAAACCTGGGTGGTGAAACCAGTAGATARCTTTCCGATTTATTCACTACGCTGGTCGATTTGAAATGGCGCTGGAATTTATTTATCTTCATCCTAACATACACGGTGGCATGGCTCTTCATGGCATTCATGTGGTGGATCATAGCCTACATCAGAGGAGACCTCCATCGAACCCACGATGACAAGTATACGCCATGCGTTGCCAATGTCTACAACTTTCCCTCCGCGTTTTTATTCTTCATAGAAACGGAAGCCACAATAGGATATGGCTATAGGTATATCACGGACAAATGTCCCGAGGGGATCATTCTCTTTCTTTTCCAGTCAATCCTGGGATCAATCGTTGATGCTTTTTTGATTGGCTGCATGTTCATTAAGATGTCCCAGCCCAAAAAAAGGGCAGAGACCTTGATGTTTAGTGAACATGCAGCTATTTCGATGCGAGATGGAAAACTAACTCTCATGTTCAGAGTCGGCAARCTGCGTAATAGCCATATGGTCTCCGCACAGATCCGCTGCAAATTGCTGAAAGTAAGTGGCACTTCTACGGCCCTATGCACAACAATATTTGTGTATCTAAACGACAGTACCCCATTTACTTCTGTCATGTGAGTGTAAGTTATTCGTTTTCTAATTGTTTAATTACGCCATAATTACACATAAAATACTTAGGGGATTATTATTAAGTTTATTATTCTCTGCTGATATGACATTTCAATACCAGTATTGCTCTTTTATCGCTTTCGAGACATTTCTACTGATATGAATGTAGGCCTAATTAAWCATAGATTAATGGATTTCTAGAGTCTACTTTTATGAACAGTCGTTTTTTCACTTTCTTTGCAAATAGGCCTGCCAATGTGAATTAACACATAAAGCAATTGATTCCAGGGAAGTTTAGTGACAATGCTATTCATATAGAAATACACATTTTACCATTATACAGGCCCCCTGAAGTAGAAGGGAGTCACTGGGTCATTATTAACATCTTAAGATGTGCCTTTGATGTGGCATGATGTGCCTGATTAGCTATAGCCAGAGCTATATATATGGCTCTGGCTATAGACATTGATTTACTAACTCTGTATATTTACTGATGATTGGTTTCTTTAATTGTTCACAAAATGTGGATAGCTTTCAGTATGGCTCACTGGGTTGCAGTAGTTAAACTGTTtgtccccccccacctctctctctctcgctctccctctctctctgtatacttCCATAGTCTCGTCAGACGCCCGAAGGTGAGTTTCTTCCACTGGATCAGTTGGAATTGGACGTGGGCTTCAGTACCGGGGCGGATCAGCTCTTCCTGGTCTCACCACTCACAATCTGCCATGTGATTGACACTAAAAGTCCATTCTACGAACTCTCCCAGAGATCCATGCAAACAGAGCAGTTTGAAATTGTGGTCATATTGGAAGGAATAGTGGAAACTACTGGTAAGTTATCACAAATACCTTGTTTTTCTTTCTTGCATATTATTAAAAACAATAGGCCGATATATCTATGCCCTGAGATAAACTAGTGGAGAATGTTTGGCTCTGGCTAAYGTATATGACAGCAAAATAAATGCACCAGTATGAGTGTTATAATGATGTGAATCAGTATAACGTGAAGTTGCAGGTGTATACTGTAAGTTGACCCAGATGGGCCTCTCCATTGACCCCTGGATGTTAGTGGATGTCATTGATTGCATGCTATTGATGTTCTGTTGCACAACTGGATAGGTTTATAAATCATATATGTTCTGATTGATTTTATGTTAGCAGTGGAAATGGCAAAAAAACAAATTGCATTTGGATATTCTCAATCTCTTTTGAATTTGGTTGGCCTGTGTTTAATACAGTAAGTACATCAACATGGCATGTTTAGTTTATCTAAAGAGCCAGTCCCTTGATAGATTTGTATAAatcattttcaattttttttatgagaTCTCCTAAAATAGTTGCTGTCTAGGGAACAGTTTTGCTGTTTTACAATACAACTTCATACTCTTCTGGGGTTATACTTTGCTTTCCCAATTGCTTTTTGAAATTGAAACTTCAATTCAATAAAAACAGTAATGACACTTGAGAAACATTTTGGTTGCTGTGATCATATTTCAAATTCAACTGTTTCATTTGAGACAGTTAATACAGGGCTGCAGGGAGTCCTTTAAGATTGTGGAATGACATACCAGTCCTGTCTGATGCCATACAGACCACTGCAGAAAACAGTTATGTTGATCATGAAAAYGTTGGTCCTGTACTGTACCTATGTGGCAGTGGCATATGGTTCACGTCATGTCATTATATATCCACAAAAAAAGTTGTATCTCAAATCTGAAATCTTTTCGGTCCTCAGAGTTCTTAAAAATCCCTGTTTTCAATGTAGATTTGTGTTGATGAAAAATATAGTGTCGATGAAAAATCAGTAGCAATTGACATGCAACTTACTGACATAACTCCTATAGTATATAAACATTTAATTGGACTATTTTATTTATGAGGGGTTACATATTGATGTGATGTTGAAAAAAAGGTGCAGAGAAATGACTGTATGATATAATGGTGCTGCCTTGTAGAATATATCCTTACAACTAGTTATGTCATCATCTTTTCCCAAAGTTTTGATTAATTGGTCAGTTGTCAACACAGAAAATTCTAGAATGCGGATAAGAATTTCAAAACATACACTTTGGAGGTAAAGGTTCACATGTATCATATGCATTGGGCACAACAACAAAATTAGACAGCAAACACATTTTGTAATTGTAATTTAACATATTTTWGATATTTTCTCAATGTCAATATTAATTCTAGATACAGTAGTAGTGTAATCTCGACCGTGTCAATGCGAACATATGTGGTCGGGTTAGGTTAAAAAGCAAGACGAGAGATGTCAATGTGAAAACAATATGTggttaaaaatgtatgtacagtggaaGTCTAATCCTCAGACACTTTCATTTCGGTCCAATGTAACTCTGTTTCCATGGCAACCTCTCTTTGAGCGTTCCGGATTTCAGCACTGCACCTGAACTTAGATTTTATGCCTATGGTATGGGGAAAACTGTAATGCAATGCAATTTTCAGTAATACACCAGTGAACATGTGGTAACCGTACACAAAACAAAAGAGGTCTACTGACAAAATAATCTGATATTAAGATAACTACTTTCCTGAGATCAAACTAGGAGGTGGACTCGTGAGAGCTACCGTGAGGTGTTACAGGGCTTAATGGGTGCCAGAACAAGTGAATCAAGTCTGAGCCAGATAGAATGTTTATAAAATATTAATTCAGAGACTTGGCATTTACTGGTGT
Protein-coding regions in this window:
- the LOC111974464 gene encoding LOW QUALITY PROTEIN: G protein-activated inward rectifier potassium channel 1-like (The sequence of the model RefSeq protein was modified relative to this genomic sequence to represent the inferred CDS: substituted 1 base at 1 genomic stop codon); this translates as MISSLQNVLSTPYFQFRDIAHNIRPITATTTKSCTEIDFILNPSDYFSRGCHRSMSALRKKFGDDYQVVTTSSSGSGFNQPAPEKKKKRQRFVDKKGRCNVQHGNLGGETSRXLSDLFTTLVDLKWRWNLFIFILTYTVAWLFMAFMWWIIAYIRGDLHRTHDDKYTPCVANVYNFPSAFLFFIETEATIGYGYRYITDKCPEGIILFLFQSILGSIVDAFLIGCMFIKMSQPKKRAETLMFSEHAAISMRDGKLTLMFRVGKLRNSHMVSAQIRCKLLKSRQTPEGEFLPLDQLELDVGFSTGADQLFLVSPLTICHVIDTKSPFYELSQRSMQTEQFEIVVILEGIVETTGMTCQARTSYTEDEVLWGHRFFPVISLEEGFFKVDYSQFHATFEVNTPPYSVKEQEENLLISSPLMAPSLCNSGEGGXNSSMDCLEXLEDKESTTXKLPSKLQKMQGGGXGRDGLPMPRKLLRMSSTTSEMIYPGSMGELPMKLQRISSVPGVSDEKQVNKMXSKISSDHISQSVADLPPKLLRMQGGGGVGGRMDGHLPPKLRKMNSDRFT